From Carya illinoinensis cultivar Pawnee chromosome 5, C.illinoinensisPawnee_v1, whole genome shotgun sequence, one genomic window encodes:
- the LOC122310852 gene encoding zinc finger protein ZAT10, whose amino-acid sequence MALEALNSPTTATPFNYEDDVERQFVEPWAKGKRSKRPARIENPPTEEEYLALCLIMLARGGTNPTKSEIITQQKRSLPEPPTLNLSYKCTVCNKAFPSYQALGGHKASHRKSSFEAANVDTNNNHPSTSSSSAAGTSGKTHECSICHKTFPTGQALGGHKRCHYDGGNSHSNTNTNANANSGVTLSEGGGSSLSQSHRGFDLNLPAFPDFWPERKRSQLSAEQEVESPLPTKKPRLFLMSPEDMVSAQD is encoded by the coding sequence ATGGCCTTAGAAGCTCTGAATTCTCCTACTACAGCCACTCCTTTCAACTATGAAGACGACGttgagcgtcaatttgtggagccATGGGCCAAGGGGAAGCGCTCCAAACGACCCGCTCGCATCGAGAACCCGCCGACCGAGGAAGAGTACCTCGCCCTCTGCCTCATCATGCTTGCCCGTGGCGGCACCAACCCCACCAAAAGTGAGATCATTACACAACAAAAGCGCTCGCTGCCCGAGCCGCCGACCTTGAATCTCTCTTACAAGTGCACCGTATGCAACAAAGCCTTCCCTTCCTACCAAGCCCTCGGCGGCCACAAGGCCAGCCACCGCAAGTCATCCTTCGAAGCCGCCAACGTCGACACCAACAACAACCACCCATCAACTTCCTCCTCCTCTGCCGCCGGCACGAGCGGTAAGACCCACGAGTGCTCCATCTGCCACAAGACCTTCCCCACCGGCCAGGCCTTGGGCGGCCACAAGCGCTGCCACTATGACGGCGGTAACAGCCACAGCAACACCAATACCAATGCCAACGCCAACAGCGGCGTGACCTTATCGGAAGGTGGCGGCTCCAGCCTCAGCCAGAGCCACCGTGGGTTCGACTTGAACCTACCGGCCTTTCCAGATTTCTGGCCCGAGAGGAAGAGGAGCCAGCTTTCGGCGGAGCAAGAAGTGGAGTCTCCTCTGCCCACAAAAAAGCCCCGCTTGTTCTTGATGAGTCCGGAAGACATGGTTTCCGCCCAAGATTGA
- the LOC122310853 gene encoding ATP-dependent Clp protease proteolytic subunit-related protein 1, chloroplastic-like: MATSLLCPLSAPTSSSIFEDPRAFGKVRTSLGFQRSLFLHGTKLFSASIVHPTWRSTARRCFSSPLAKSLERIPKHFREENLKDGLMDNYKNAPQYLYGLTASQMDMFMTEDNPVRRQLERVTEESISSAKNYLDHGGMWSLSGMGEQGPSKYSMSVSMYRGGARGYGRPRTAPPDLPSLLLDARICYLGMPIVPAVTELLVAQFMWLDYDNPSKPIYLYINSSGTQNEKMETVGSETEAYAIADMMAYVKSDVYTVNCGMAYGQAAMLLSLGAKGFRAVQPNCSTKLYLPKVNRSSGAAIDMWIKAKELDANTEYYIELLAKGIGKPKEEIARDIQRPKYFRAQEAIDYGIADKIINSRDAAFEKRNYDEMLSQSRAMRRSAGVGPQAAPSGFR, translated from the exons atggcCACCTCGCTGCTCTGCCCGCTCTCAGCTCCAACCTCGTCGTCCATCTTCGAGGACCCTCGAGCATTTGGGAAAGTGCGTACTTCTCTTGGGTTTCAAAGGTCCCTTTTCCTTCACGGCACCAAGCTCTTCTCTGCTTCCATCGTTCACCCAACTTGGAGAAGCACGGCTCGAAGATGCTTTAGCTCCCCACTTGCCAAGTCCTTGGAACGCATCCCCAAGCACTTCAGGGAAGAAAATCTCAAAGATGGAT TGATGGACAATTACAAGAATGCACCCCAATATCTCTATGGCCTTACTGCTTCACAAATGGACATGTTCATGACAGAAGATAATCCCGTCCGACGACAGTTGGAAAGAGTTACAGAG GAAAGCATCTCTTCTGCCAAGAACTATTTGGACCATGGAGGGATGTGGAGTCTATCCGGCATGGGTGAACAGGGTCCTTCAAAATACAGTATGAGCGTAAGCATGTATCGTGGAGGAGCCAGAGGATATGGAAGACCTAGAACTGCTCCTCCTGATTTGCCTTCTTTGCTTTTAGATGCTCGAATATGCTATCTGGGCATGCCT ATTGTGCCAGCAGTAACTGAGCTCCTTGTTGCTCAATTTATGTGGTTGGACTATGATAACCCTTCAAAgcctatatatttatacataaattCATCTGGGACACAG AATGAGAAGATGGAGACTGTTGGATCAGAAACCGAGGCATATGCAATAGCTGACATGATGGCT TATGTCAAATCAGACGTCTATACTGTAAATTGTGGCATGGCATATGGTCAAGCAGCAATGCTTCTCTCGCTAGGAGCAAAGGGTTTTCGTGCTGTACAGCCAAATTGCTCCA CGAAGTTATATCTGCCAAAAGTAAACAGATCAAGCGGGGCTGCCATAGATATGTGGATTAAG GCCAAAGAGCTGGATGCAAATACTGAGTACTACATTGAGCTATTAGCAAAAGGAATTGGGAAACCCAAGGAAGAAATTGCTAGAGACATCCAGCGACCTAAATATTTTCGAGCACAGGAAGCCATTGATTATGGCATTGCAGACAAGATAATCAACTCAAGGGATGCTGCATTTGAGAAGAGG AATTATGATGAGATGCTTTCTCAATCAAGAGCTATGAGAAGATCAGCAGGAGTTGGTCCGCAAGCTGCTCCCTCTGGATTTAGGTAA
- the LOC122309156 gene encoding mitotic checkpoint protein BUB3.2: MTSVAPPAPGRELSNPPSDGISNLRFSNHSDHLLVSSWDKSVRLYDASANALRGEFLHGGPVLDCCFHDDSSGFSASADHTVRRLLFSSNKEDILGRHDAPVRCVEYSYAAGQLITGSWDKTLKCWDPRGASGQDRTLVGTYPQPERVYSLSLVGNRLVVATAGRHVNVYDLRNMSQPEQRRESSLKYQTRCVRCYPNGTGYALSSVEGRVAMEFFDLSEASQAKKYAFKCHRKSEAGRDIVYPVNAIAFHPVYGTFATGGCDGYVNVWDGNNKKRLYQYSKYPTSIAALSFSRDGRLLAVASSYTYEEGDKPHEPDAIYVRSVNEIEVKPKPKVYPNPPA, from the exons ATGACATCAGTCGCACCGCCGGCACCTGGCCGCGAGCTCTCGAACCCGCCTTCCGACGGCATATCCAACCTCCGCTTCTCCAACCATAGCGATCACCTGCTAGTGTCTTCATGGGACAAG AGCGTCCGATTGTACGATGCGAGCGCCAATGCTCTGCGAGGCGAGTTCTTGCACGGCGGTCCCGTCCTCGACTGTTGCTTCCACGATGATTCCTCAGGGTTCAGCGCCAGCGCCGATCATACTGTGAGGCG GCTTCTCTTTAGCTCTAACAAGGAGGATATTTTGGGAAGGCACGATGCACCCGTACGCTGTGTTGAGTACTCTTATGCAGCAG GGCAATTAATCACAGGTAGTTGGGATAAAACCCTTAAGTGTTGGGATCCTAGAGGTGCAAGTGGGCAGGATCGCACTCTTGTTGGGACATACCCACAACCTGAGCGTGTTTACTCACTTTCTCTTGTTGGAAATCGATTGGTTGTAGCAACTGCAGGAAGACACGTGAATGTCTATGACTTAAGAAACATGTCACAACCTGAACAGCGAAGGGAATCTTCATTGAAATATCAAACTAGATGTGTGCGCTGTTATCCAAATGGAACAG GATATGCTCTGAGTTCTGTTGAAGGAAGAGTTGCGATGGAATTTTTCGATCTCTCAGAGGCTAGTCAAGCCAAAAA GTATGCATTTAAGTGTCATAGAAAATCGGAGGCTGGAAGGGACATTGTCTACCCAGTAAATGCCATCGCATTCCACCCTGT CTATGGTACATTTGCAACTGGGGGCTGTGATGGCTACGTGAATGTGTGGGATGGGAACAACAAGAAGAGGCTGTATCAG TACTCAAAATATCCAACAAGCATTGCAGCACTTTCGTTTAGCAGAGATGGCCGCCTTTTGGCAGTGGCATCAAGTTATACATATGAAGAGGGAGATAAACC TCACGAACCAGATGCTATCTATGTTCGCAGCGTAAATGAAATAGAGGTGAAGCCAAAGCCAAAAGTCTACCCCAATCCTCCTGCATAA